One Thermococcus sp. DNA segment encodes these proteins:
- the rtcA gene encoding RNA 3'-terminal phosphate cyclase encodes MEWVEINGSYGEGGGQILRTAVALSVITGKPVRVYNIRANRPNPGLKTQHLHGILALKELSNARVKGAQVGSTRLEFIPGKPEPKYIRVPIKTAGSITLVLQALLPAMAFTGGSFEVTGGTDVPWSPPVDYLKNVTLFALERMGLKVELEIKRRGHYPKGGGLVVGKVELWGERKPLIALEWRKIERFSGISHATNLPAHVAERQAKAAEEKLRSFYSVPVEIEKEVSRSLGPGSGIVVWAETDSLRLGGDALGKRGKPAEVVGREAAGELLDQLTTRAAVDKFLGDQLIPFLAFAGGEIGVAKITSHLVTNVWVVEQFLGKIFEVEGEVGEPGRVRVVRRAEVNC; translated from the coding sequence ATGGAGTGGGTTGAAATAAACGGTTCCTACGGCGAGGGCGGAGGGCAGATACTCAGGACGGCGGTTGCTCTGTCCGTAATCACAGGAAAGCCCGTGAGGGTATATAACATCCGCGCCAACAGGCCCAATCCAGGGCTTAAAACACAGCACCTCCACGGGATTTTAGCCCTGAAGGAGCTGAGCAATGCGAGGGTTAAAGGCGCTCAGGTCGGCTCAACGAGGCTCGAGTTTATCCCTGGAAAGCCCGAGCCGAAATACATCCGCGTTCCGATAAAAACAGCGGGCAGTATAACCCTCGTCCTTCAGGCTTTGCTTCCGGCTATGGCCTTCACCGGGGGTAGCTTCGAGGTAACCGGAGGAACCGACGTCCCCTGGAGCCCACCGGTGGATTACCTAAAAAACGTCACGCTCTTTGCCCTTGAGAGAATGGGACTAAAGGTTGAGCTCGAGATAAAGAGGAGGGGCCATTACCCGAAGGGTGGCGGTCTGGTAGTTGGGAAAGTTGAACTCTGGGGGGAGAGGAAACCGCTCATAGCCCTCGAGTGGAGGAAAATCGAGCGCTTTTCCGGGATAAGCCACGCCACCAACTTGCCAGCCCACGTCGCTGAGAGGCAGGCAAAGGCCGCCGAGGAAAAGCTGAGGAGCTTTTACAGCGTTCCGGTCGAAATAGAGAAGGAGGTTTCGCGCTCTCTCGGACCGGGGAGCGGAATAGTGGTTTGGGCCGAGACGGACTCGCTGAGGCTCGGGGGAGATGCCCTTGGAAAGCGCGGTAAGCCGGCAGAGGTTGTCGGCAGGGAAGCGGCGGGTGAGCTCCTCGACCAGCTGACGACCCGGGCGGCCGTGGATAAGTTCCTCGGCGACCAACTGATACCGTTTTTGGCCTTTGCTGGAGGAGAGATTGGCGTTGCCAAAATCACGAGCCACCTAGTTACCAACGTCTGGGTCGTGGAGCAGTTTTTGGGCAAGATCTTCGAGGTGGAGGGAGAGGTTGGGGAGCCCGGAAGGGTGAGGGTGGTGAGAAGGGCGGAGGTTAACTGTTGA
- the pbp11 gene encoding tRNA-binding protein Pbp11 — protein MGPFDFLKRLKKEDAGGEFIASRRLVGRFLVEEVLTVFGRETLIGTVEGVIYPGYKVKGRAVALIREIQRDRKSVDFAVDGDRVALILEGKTNAKKGDVLEVYQS, from the coding sequence ATGGGGCCCTTCGACTTTCTGAAACGGCTGAAAAAGGAAGATGCAGGTGGAGAGTTCATAGCCTCACGGAGACTAGTGGGTAGGTTCCTTGTGGAAGAAGTCTTAACAGTTTTTGGCAGGGAAACGCTCATCGGCACGGTTGAGGGCGTTATTTATCCGGGCTACAAGGTAAAGGGAAGAGCAGTAGCCCTAATTAGGGAAATCCAGAGGGACAGGAAAAGTGTTGACTTCGCGGTTGACGGTGATAGGGTTGCCTTAATCCTTGAGGGGAAGACAAACGCTAAAAAGGGCGATGTCCTCGAGGTGTACCAGTCGTAG
- a CDS encoding TatD family hydrolase, whose amino-acid sequence MIILDDHFHVDPFKGLFLEAVKQFHRAGGTHLMVVYKTAHDYGFPGLKAEDFMKAMDFHVELVERINRETPVKAFAVVGVHPAEFVHLAERKSLEYAKNEVMKALEYAQKLCFEGKAVAIGEIGRPHYEVSEEIWNASIELMKYGMSLAKEADCAVQLHTESFDEEKFRELGEYVKEVGIKPYKVVKHFSPPLVKVAEEVGVFPSIIASRKNIEEAIKQGNRFMMETDYIDDKRRPGAVLGPKTVPRRTKAFLQNGLFTEEDVYRIHVENPEKVYGLEMEE is encoded by the coding sequence ATGATAATCCTTGACGACCACTTCCACGTTGACCCCTTCAAGGGCCTCTTCCTTGAGGCGGTAAAGCAGTTCCACAGGGCTGGTGGAACCCACCTGATGGTTGTCTACAAGACGGCCCACGACTACGGCTTTCCGGGATTGAAAGCGGAGGACTTCATGAAGGCGATGGACTTCCACGTTGAGCTCGTCGAGAGGATAAACAGAGAAACGCCGGTCAAAGCCTTTGCGGTGGTAGGTGTTCATCCAGCAGAGTTCGTCCATCTGGCCGAGCGGAAGAGCCTTGAATACGCCAAAAATGAGGTCATGAAAGCTCTGGAATACGCCCAGAAGCTCTGCTTTGAGGGAAAAGCGGTAGCGATAGGGGAAATCGGGAGGCCCCACTACGAGGTGAGCGAAGAGATATGGAACGCCAGCATCGAGCTGATGAAGTACGGGATGAGTCTAGCAAAAGAAGCCGACTGCGCCGTTCAGCTCCACACTGAAAGCTTTGACGAGGAAAAGTTCAGGGAGCTGGGGGAGTACGTTAAGGAGGTTGGCATAAAGCCCTACAAAGTTGTCAAGCACTTCTCACCACCACTTGTGAAAGTGGCTGAAGAGGTCGGCGTCTTCCCGAGTATCATAGCGAGTAGGAAGAACATCGAGGAGGCGATAAAGCAGGGTAACCGCTTTATGATGGAGACGGACTACATAGACGACAAACGCCGTCCCGGAGCCGTTTTGGGGCCGAAGACCGTTCCGCGGAGAACCAAGGCCTTTCTCCAGAACGGCCTCTTTACTGAGGAGGACGTTTACAGGATTCATGTGGAAAATCCGGAGAAGGTCTATGGGCTTGAGATGGAGGAGTAA
- a CDS encoding metallophosphoesterase, whose protein sequence is MLIGIMSDTHDNLPAIRKAVEFFNERNVDLVIHAGDYVAPFVARELKRLKAPLKGVFGNNDGERKGLYEAMGVCDELIEVNADGMKIAVTHGTNEVLVKALAYSKLYDVVIVGHTHHYEIREVGRTILVNPGEVCGYLTGVKSVALLDTRKRVVEIFNIETGELLGAMSL, encoded by the coding sequence ATGCTGATTGGGATAATGAGCGACACCCACGACAATCTCCCCGCCATAAGGAAGGCCGTAGAGTTCTTTAACGAGAGGAACGTTGACCTGGTAATCCACGCCGGCGACTACGTCGCCCCCTTCGTCGCCCGGGAACTTAAGAGGCTCAAAGCCCCCCTCAAGGGAGTCTTCGGAAACAACGACGGTGAAAGGAAGGGCCTCTACGAGGCAATGGGGGTATGCGATGAGCTAATCGAGGTTAATGCCGATGGTATGAAGATAGCGGTAACGCACGGGACGAACGAAGTACTGGTTAAGGCACTTGCCTACAGCAAGCTCTACGACGTTGTTATAGTCGGCCACACCCACCACTACGAAATCAGGGAAGTCGGGAGAACGATACTGGTCAATCCCGGGGAGGTGTGCGGTTACCTAACTGGAGTAAAGAGCGTTGCCCTCTTGGATACCAGAAAGAGGGTCGTCGAGATTTTCAACATCGAAACCGGAGAATTGTTGGGAGCCATGAGCCTATGA